From Quercus lobata isolate SW786 chromosome 11, ValleyOak3.0 Primary Assembly, whole genome shotgun sequence:
TTTTATGTGAAAATTAGTGAATTATTGCAGGTACTTAATAAGCTTTGGGTCaacttttttcataaatttttggtTGCATCAGAATAGACAGAATGGTTCTCCCTAATATGAATGTTAAATGACAATTTTATCTGTTTGACTCTTTATTCGACAGTTTCTTTATCATGTCATGCTTTGTCAATCCTTCTTCAGAGGCTAGAATTTCAGGTCCCCATGTTGATGGAGGTCCTTGCCAAACCCCTTAGATCATCACCAGTAATTGCCACTTGATAATGGtttgaaggaaaaagaaatttgtattttagaaACCATCTTTCTTAAAAGCTTAGGCTGTCAGGAAGTTGGCTGACAATGTATGTTTAGAGCACCATATACTGACATTCAATATGATAAACTGACGTAGGAAAAGTGGTACACTAGCCCTTCCTATGCTATTATGCTGCATCATTACCAAAGCGAGATAAAGTGTCTGAAAGGTTTGATGTTTGATTTTTATCTAGGTCTAGATGTTAGCTTACCTTTTCAGAAGATATTCTCTAGCAAGTGTGCTCTTGAAGTTCCAAAACGTAATCCCACATCAATTTCTGAAAAGCATTACTATTTAGTAGTTTGATACATTTGTTTGGTTTTAAACTTCCATAAAATTCTACTTTTTATGCTTTGGTTATATttgtttgagtttgaatttaaaacCCAAGTTTAAGCCTAAGACCTTGTCTGGAAGCCAATTTTTCTTAGAGAACCTCTGATATCATCATCATACAGATTAAAGTTTACTAgtcaaggagataatcttcagaTGGTTAGCTCGTCATCACTGGTGTATCATTTTTGTTCAGCTGACTTTGCTTCCAATTTCCTTGAAAGATCTTGTTTCCACCTACTGTGTTGTTAGGTTGAAGCTCCAAAGAAAAAGCCTGGCAAATCCCTATATGCAAAAGCCACAGACACTGGAATTGATCCTAAAGAGGCTGCCAAAAGACTGAATGTTGATTGGGATTCAGCTGCTGAGATTGAAGATTCTGATGGCAGCGATGACACAGAAGTACCTCCAGCGCTGGTTTGTTCCTTAATCTTCTCTTGAAAAGTTAATAGTGGTTTTCTCATTGGTATTTGTTACTAGGCTTAGGCTATGACGCAGCTTTTAGCCAACATATTTCGAAGTTGCTGCAATGGTCCTGGTTCAAATAGGGTCACAATTGTCAAATTTACATCTGGGAACACTatattgtctctctctctctctttgtttttgtttttgttttttttttttttgataacgtGGAATCTCACCAGGTAGGGCTCTTTGGACCCACCCCTGGGGAGTAAACCACAGATACTTGACCCCTCTGCTAGAACGCTATATTGGTTCTTATGCCCCATAAAGTTGACTGCTTGGTATTTTGAAAACACATTGCACATTGTAACAGTAATGAACAGTCAAAACAAGCTAATTGTTAAAACATGGCTTCACAATCATCTAAATTTCCTAGTGAATATATGAGCATTAAGAAGTTTTGATGGTGATTTTCTGTGTTAGCTAATCCTTGAAATATGTACTGAGAAAGCTTGTTCACTTGCAGGGTTATGGAGCACTTTACCTGGTCACGGCTTTTCCAGTCATCATTGGTATCTCAGTggtatcaattttatttttcaattctctCCAGTAGATCTTGCCAACTTGTATAGTCTCTGTGCCTTGTTATGGACCTATTAGTGTCAATGGTCTTCACACGAGCTTGTAGATCACAATCATGAAATTAAATGGTTGTTTCTGGGAATTATGTAATTGCTGTAATGATATAGCTTTTTCCTCTTTGCTCCCTTTTCTCCAATACAGgagttatataattttttatcaatgaTACAcgagctatataatgtagtatCAATGTATAacattatttattcatttaaaaaaatgtatgacATTATGCATCTACTATATTTGCCACTACACTGACAGAAGTAAACATTAGTGTCAAATGGCCCTGCAATCATTTTATTTCACGTTTTGTAGATGTAGACAAACCCACATTAGTTATCGGCTTAAATTGCTCCTTAATTCTTACATGCatgaatttggatttttatatGTTGTTCATGTAAGCACTTCAACCCTTGTAAGTTCGCGTATGTTTGTGCGGCCGCATATTCTATGTTGCATTAGGAGACTTAATGTTTATTATAGTTATCCTTCATTATTGTACAAAAGTAAGCTCTTATCAGAATTTAAAACAAGACAGATGTTCTCTCAGGAATTAgtgtttaaatataaatatggaACATTGCATTTAGCTCCCTTTAAACAAAGGAGGGAAGAGAACGTGGGAATCACTATGAAGATGTTGGTGAATATGCTGGGCACGTTTAGCCTGACCCTTGAGTAGTCATTCTCTTTTAAGTAGTCCAGTGATTTCTTTACCTCACAATCTGCATCGTTCAACACAATGTCCCTTCCAGTTTCAGATGCAGTTACTCCTACCACAAAACACACAGTTGAAGTCGATGTCCATCTGACTACTGAACATCCCCATCATTTGGATTTTTCAACCTCACAAGGAGGTGCTCAAGAGGCAGATGAATTCTATGACGAAGTTGAAGTAGATGCCAATATGTCTCCTGATCATCCCTATGACTTTGAGAAAAAGAGACTGCAAAAGGAAAAGCAGATTTCAGTGGATCCTATATCCTTGCAAGGATCATCAATGGAAAAGGCAAGCTTTAAACTAATGTTGCCACCTCTACCACCTGCAAAAGGGTTCTTAAGTTGCAGCCTTCCAAACTCAGCCAATTCATCTCCTCGATTTAACTCAGCTCCATTGAAGAAGAAATCAAGGGACGGAAGCAAAGCAAATCCTAGGCAAGTCTGTAATCTGGCACGCCAGCACTCGGCAGCAGATGATCATGTGCTCACCCCCCTGCAACGAGAGACTTACTTACGAAGGAGCAAATCGTGCTATGAAGGAAGAGCGCGTGCATCAGCAGATGATTTTGAACTTTGGTTGACTAAACCAAATTCTATTGAATATGACAACAAGAATGATATCAGCTTTTCCAAAACTGAACCCAACAAAGATAGTCATAAGACTACAAGGAGCATGGACGGTGGTGATGAGGAATTCAAATGTGGTGCTTTGTGTCTATTCCTGCCAGGCTTTGGTAAGGGAAAGCCAGTGAGAGCAAAGAAGGAAGTAGTAGATATCGAACATGTGGTGAATATTGAAAATGTGATCTCTAGGAGAGTTTCCTTGGAAAAATTTGAATGTGGGTCTTGGGCTTCATCAGCCATAACACATGACAGTGAAGATGACTCTAAGAGTCTCTACTTTGATCTGCCACTGGAGTTGATCAGAACCAGTGTTAATGATGCACACTCACCAGTTACAGCAGCATTCTTCTTTGATAATGATAAAAAAGGGGTTCTCAAGAATGGCTCCGCAAGATCAACAGCCAAGAAATCAGATGAATCGCCGCGCCATGTTCGATTCTCTCTATCATCCCCTAGATCACACCCTACCTCACCGGCTTCTTGCATTACACCTCGTTTGCGCAAGGCAAGGGAGGAGTTCAATGCCTTCTTAGAAGCACAGGGTGCTTGAAATGTTCTAACTTGTTTTGTAATGCTGTAGCTCTTCATTGTCAAAGAGTGAACATAAGCAAGAGTGAAGAGCATAAGTGGCCTGGATTttcatttggtcatttttggaaTTCTGTTTCACAAACTACCACTGTCATGGTTGTATTAGCCCTTGAAGAGAGGGTGCGTATGATATTTTGGAGTAGACTGTATAAAATTAACTTTAATCTTAATATGATTTAAACATAGTTTCGGGTGCATCATGTTTGTATCATACTAAAGTAGATGTAGTTATTGATAAGCCCCTCATTATCTGCTTTAGTGATGAGCACCCCCAAGATGTTCAAGGAATATAGGATGTATATAGATTCtttaatggcctgtttggatggaggggggaaggagggggagtggaggggagtagagtattgttggttaaaaataagttaattttgtaCTTAATCTATCCCCCTTCCTCCCCctctatccaaacggaccataagGTCACAGCTTCAATCTTGAAAGTTGGATTATTTAATGTGTGGTGCCTACAAGTATGCCCAATCTGACAACAATTCTAGAAGCTCCTACTCCAATTTTCTtttggaggaaaagaaaaattgaaattaatagaAAACAAGTCTAAATTCATGCCTTACAAAACCAagcaaattattcaaattactTAAGAATCATTTTCAATACAAATGATCCAAGTTACTTGAATAGTTTAACTATCAAAATTCATGAATATACATcttgaaattataaaaacatactGCTAATTTATTGTAGTTTTATATGATGTTATGAATTCGTACAATCCATTTCTtataaatagaaaatgaaattaacaCATTATACACTTAAACCCATTTTAGATCATAGTCCCAAGTAAACATACAAAATGAGTAGTTTAGAAAGCTTTCTAAATgatattttagtaaaattttctaTATAGTTGGTAATGATTCCGCGACTTTTTTAGGAAACATCAAAATGAGGTATAACTAAAGCATTTAGTTATACACCTAAAGGTATATATATTGAAGTGTTTAGTTATACCTTGGTTCGATGCTTCCTaagaaatttgcaaaatcaTTACCAACTCAAGAGAAAATCTCTACCAGCATATCATCTTGAAGGCTTTCTAAACTATTCTTTTTGTATGTTTGCGTGGGATAGTGATCTAAAATGTGAGTTTAAGTGTataatttgttgattttattttctattataaaaaatgggTTGTACAAATTGATAGCATCATATAAAACTTCAATAACTTGAAGagtatttttataatttctgAATTTATGTTCATGAATTTTAATAGTTAAATGATTCAAGTTATTTGGATattgtattgaaaatgtttcTCAGGTAAAATGAATAATATGTTTGGTTCAAGTAATTGTAATGTATGAGTTTGGACTTGTTTATTAGGAGATATCAGGTGCTGAATTGCACAATACgcaataatatataattatgttttAATGGCATAtaatatattgtggggcccaacaattcgtggaccaggcccatttgcccctagagaatccgaaggcccaatccgaggagagctgtggcccaagctctacaatgcagagcacaaaacaattttgggaggcagccgaggacagtttagtcctcggcagatccataatcccaccggaataaaggggtaaaactggtatagggacgaatttgtaaggagatccaaaataccttggggaagttatccttactacccttccagataagacccagcgcctgacagagctgtactctgcagctttatcaaaccatccccaacaattccgggattggactgatgggacaaatgtcagtgtttgtaaagattgaccctacacgtggacgaaggacagcgaatgcaagctagtataaaataaggaagtaagtaaatctgaagaggagtcccatcccacctccgaaaaaagaaagactacatggggaaaacatctcaacaacaccggacttcacggAAGAAAGTCagtcgttgggtaaccgggataaggcctcaagAGGTCCTCGGATCAGCTCCGAGGAGTTCCACcccacggggtacgacgccttagggcttaaatgttcacacccaatttcctttttctacataaattcctctaaagccatgaccgagCATCGCCACTTGACCAGCGGCTGGCTTTTCAAGCcaactctctacaaatcatattgtgagggacctttattgtgtgagcccaaaaatgttagtgggccgcaaaggaatcgtgtccttacaattggcgccgtctgtgggaacgcTTGCGCGCTGGCGGAGGTGGCGGTGGAATCGACTCATGGGAAAGCAGAAGtttctgggatctcctccgtctccggcgacatatagttgttgctccgacgtaagcttctgctaggggctacgtctCGCAGTGCTGAGGGCGCGGGTGTCTCTAGGAGCTTCCAGCCTCAgaccaactttccccgccctggtgtaGGGGCTTGTGGtcgaaaaataaaacaagtacataaaaaagaatcttacaagttttggacagaaccaaggccttgcatggtcctcggactcaagcctatggggaaaccaagtacataaaaaaatcttacaagttttggacagaaccaaggccttgcatggtcctcggactcaagcctatggggaaaccaagtacataaaaaaaaatcttacaagttttggacagaaccaaggccttgcatggtcctcggactcaagcctatggggaaaccaagtacataaaaaaaatcttacaagttttggacagaaccaaggccttgcatggtcctcggactcaagcctatggggaaaccaagtacataaaaaaatcttacaagttttggacagaaccaaggccttgcatggtcctcggactcaagcctatggggaaaccaagtacataaaaaaatcttacaagttttggacagaaccaaggccttgcatggtcctcggactcaagcctatggggaaaccaagtacataaaaaaatcttacaagttttggacagaaccaaggccttgcatggtcctcggactcaagcctatggggaaaccaagtacataaaaaaaatcttaaagttttggacagaaccaaggccttgcatggtctcggactcaagcctatggggaaaccaagtacataaaaaagaatcttacaagttttggacagaaccaaggccttgcatggtcctcggactcaagcctatggggaaaccaagtacataaaaaaatcttacaagttttggacaaaaccaaggccttgcatggtcctcggactcaagcctatggggaaaccaagtacataaaaaaaaatcttacaagttttggacagaaccaaggccttgcatggtcctcgaactcaagcctatggggaaaccaagtacataaaaaaaaaaatcttacaagttttggacagaactaaggccttgcatggtcctcggactcaagcctatggggaaaccaagtacataaaaaaaaaaaatcttacaagttttggacagaaccaaggacttgcatggtcctcggactcaagcctatggggaaaccaagtacataaaaaaaaatcttacaagttttggacagaaccaagaccttgcatggtcctcggactcaagcctatggggaaaccaaatactatggcacataaacctcaagatccatccgaagagaactcctcgttaacagtggggtcaatcccttaattgcacgggttccccggtctaccctcggatccccctGTACCAAAGGGAATGGTGCGATACGGAGttggtctagcgtgcatcgcacagcactcaacagctatcccggttagttccatgaatttaatctatttaggattaccattgttatactcgATAACATTTGCGAGTTTGAACTAATAAGGgttgtattaaagtgttcttccgcccagaatattgttaaaggcaggcttagacttaatattcagacccaaagtggttgttgcaaaaaaaaaaaaaagagtatgtataaagaaataaacacatcttttattaagacaaaagaacagcaCAGTGTACAAttaaagctgaaacaagcttacattagagttaactgcgtaagcaaaagaaaagtacaaaagaatgaagatgatgccgaggaggtatctcagaggagagattgactactgttccaagatgtcgtctaaggaaactattcctcgacgcttctacatgcccataactcaggcagccaaagaacctgacctcaggctaacaccatctacagaaaagatgcagggagctggaagttgggaagcccccgcataaatttgcctgctacaaggcagacggcgctgatggcggaaaatccttcttctgacacaccaaaattctggcgtGAACAGaacctgtttcggattttgactaaaagagggggAAATACCCTTTCCCCTCTGGCGAAGCGGAGTGCTCCTTTGAATTTACGCCTCCTTTGCCTATAACTCACTACTccgagtctcaggaggacacgacGCCTCcgtggcggagagagctctttttccccaaccctcgcctcaaacatgatatactcagggaggaaactgaaggaccTGTGCACAATTAGGGCAGCTTTCTATcctatttattcaaaaagctaaagtggtggcatttaatgcacgcaacgtcccaaggaacgctacggacaaaatgtctccggctcgatttcccacGCCATCTGCGACCACAgtattaaaggagcctcgtgaaggcgcacctcgaacactgggacgccaaaaagtaccgcgtgaccaaagactacggagatgcctctaaatctgtgggcctaataaattcgcgtcccaggcccgttctacatggaggcccacggactacggcccatGCTGGGGGATaaccgttgccgaggacaacctcctgctcggAAACTTGTGAGATACCTGAGGAAAGGCCAAATGCGTAAAAAGAAcgtaaagttttggacagaaccaaggccttgtatggtcctcggactcaagcctatgggaaaaccaagtacaaaacttttattattacaagttttggacagaaccaaggccttgtatggtccttggactcaagcctatggggaaaccaagtacaaaatttttattattacaagttttggacagaaccaaggccttgtatgatcctcggactcaagcctatggggaaaccaagtacaaaatttttattattacaagttttggacagaaccaaggccttgtatggtcctcggactcaagcctatggggaaaccaagtacaaaatttttattattacaagttttggacagaaccaaggccttgtatggtcctcggacccaagcctatggggaaaccaagtacaaaaatttttattattataagctttggacggaaccaaggcgTTGTACTTTCCTTGGacccaagcctacggggaaaccaactgctcggataagaaaaggtttgaatttcgcaagatgggctacttgataaaaaggtcaggtcacttcatccacggcttaaacaccctaAAGGGTTAGGCCCAACGAAGGAGTAAGGAAGGTGCTAGAACGCCCCAGTATTTATTGgcctaagagggctgttcatctggtgggtgatatgtcttcaaatggttatttctcacacggcatcaagctttcagttctctcctcggctagcatgggtaattattacttttcactggtcagCCTTGTTGCGCCAAGCGCTTTTATTAGAGTTTTAGCGACATCTTTTtgttatcaagtattttggtcttagttgacATTGATCTAAAtactatattattgtgccgagcggcgcttgcaaatttataaaacagagacaaaacatgcaaaatgaaatagaaacaactttcattaatataaaaattattacaatgtacaaaaaggggcttcaacaagcctatacaaaagaggggctgccgaagcagcactaacatccacagtacagataagcaaacggtcaggcgccttttaaactcgtcttcaaagtctctccaatctctgcctcattgctgctcatactgaAAGAGGAACtcacttcaaaaagaaaatgaatgaagaagaaggaaatagtaaggaagaaatcaatgaagaagatggaggagatgaatgaagaagatggaggacatgagtaagagaaggaggagaagaagagggagagagatgaagagacaaagagaggagcaaaagagggagaaggacagcactagggcggaactggtgctgggaagactataagaagaGGGCGGGGGAGGACACCAGTGAGCAAGGAGaaggagaagcagaagcacttagcccctgcctcagccctgactcctaacacgctggtgccatgttaggtacgctcgtgaggagccgggtggtgctgatcttgggtgttctcgacttagtcacgccgagaattcgacatgacgagcccctgcttcggattttggctgaaagagaggtgggacagatcttaagtctgcgccacccttgccctgatcgagccatttcaagttttatcaggacatggtgttttgaggaggagcgtggttccttcatcattcgttatggagGGCGTGTACGgatatggtgtataacaaacAGGCTAAGTAGACGCTAAaggaggctacgggtttcagatctcagaaggaagggGAGGAGTCTGTACGAAAGTGACTGCCTCCtgctgcttgccttcttataggaagggcaaaacagagggaattaaatgcattcaaagtttccaaaagaatctgaagaaaaaagaggcgtccgttccacttccccaccttatcagatgagccgccggacataaatgagcctcgtaaaggggatttACTAAAGGCGTgtctgggacagccaagcgCTAGGAgcagatcacgagcagattaaacggaatcccttgaaaaccggctaacttcctggacaggtggaaaaccgcttACATAAATGCGGGATTGAACTAAACaagccatattaagggcccgggtttgccaaaaccctcatttccaacccggaagtcggatagaagggttttgaggggctattgtggggcccaacaattcgtggaccaggcccatttgcccctagagaatccgaaggcccaatccgaggagagctgtggcccaagctctacaatgcagagcacaaaacaattttgggaggcagtcgaggacagtttagtcttcggcagatccataatcccaccggaataaaggggtaaaactggtatagggacgaatttgtaaggagatccaaaataccttggggaagttatccttactacccttccagataagacccagcgcctgacagagccgtactctgcagctttatcaaaccatccccaacaattccgggattggactgatgggacaaatgtcagtgtttgtaaagattgaccctacacgtggatgaaggacagcgaatgcaagctagtataaaataaggaagtaagtaaatttgaagaggagtcccatcccacctccgaaaaaagaaagactacatggggaaaacatctcaacaacaccggacttcacggaagaaagtccgtcgttgggtaaccgggataaggcctcaagAGGTCCTCGGATCAGCTCCGAGGAGTTCCACcccacggggtacgacgccttagggcttaaatgttcacacccaattccctttttctacataaattcctttaaagccatgaccgggcatcgccacTTGACCAGCGGCtggcttttcaagcccactctctacaaatcatattgtgagggacctttattgtgtgagcccaaaaatgttagtgggccgcaaagaaatcgtgtccttacatatataatttatttattaaaatattcgtaaaatcatatattataatcaataaatttttaacaaaaaattgtttttttcataagaaaattttattttaggtatattaaattttttatttaaaaaaaaaaaaaaaaaaaaaaaaaaaaaaaaaaaaactttgtgatCTTTGCCCTTTACAAAACCAACCAAGGGcaacaactttttttatttaccaaaataAATGATTTCATATTGCTTTTTTCTGtcaattaatgaaaattttgtgtacTTCTATCATCTACTCTGAGCAAATTTGCTAGTGATCAAATATAGTGGGGATTAAGTTTTTCTCATCATGATTGttggaaaagaaagggaaagtAGAGTTTTCCTTGTTTAAAAACTTTTACTTCTGGCTCTCTATTTTAATATTGTCTTTAATCCCAAACCACTATATTATCAtctaatattattgttttaatcTTACGAAATATATGAAAGTATGATCATTACATTTCTTACTGAATACATTGCTTCTTTCAATACATTGGTAAATATCTACTAAATCAAAATATTCACActttgcaacaaaaaaaaacacacacacacacacacgaaaTGTCATATTAATTTTCACTCAACAatgataattgcacaaattaagAAAACAACTTACTTTTGATAACGTGTTAAGATGCCTTCTCCATGGAAATTGCACATTTGTCCACCCAAAaagattatcaaataaacaaatattagcAAAACCTAATAATTAAGCTTCTACATGCAtcgtttaaaaaaataaaataaaataatgaaaatccAATTGTGAAATCCAAAATATGtcatttaaatgttttttttttttttttggggtttgattaaatttttttcttcttgaataaGTGTTGCTATAGCATACTTTAAAAACAACTATTGAGGGTACTTTCTCTACAAACTAcaaatttcttcatccaaaaggattaaaaaaaaaaaaaaaaaaaaacaaaaaacaaaaccaaaaacaaaaccaaaaacaaaaacaaaacagaacaTAGCAAAGCCTCATAGTTTCAACATCTAAACGGATCACTAATAACCTCAAATTCTCACTTCCAAAACAACTAATTATATTCGAAACTCAAATAAAATCAAAGTGATATAGAGAAAGAACCTGACACCAAAACACCTAAATACATAAGCCATAAGAGatttgctaaaaagaaaaagaaatgtcaTTCAACAATTAAACCGATGATAACAAAAAGAACCATTAATGGGGAAAAAAGTGGTagaaacaattataaaaaaaagtgtaaaagagaaataaaattgaagaaatagAGAGtattagcctttttttttgcCGTGGATTGAACTTGGAAAGATTAGGTGAGAGGGGTGGATTTCTGGATGAAGTTATAAGTAATTTATATGAAACATAAGATAGAAGAGAAAGGGCTGAAGGAGATGAAAAGTTGAATAAAGTAAAACGGTAGAATTTAAGAAGAtataaatgtgaaaaatttaaGAATGCATAAAcggaatgaaatgaaaaatttaagAAGATAACGGTTGGAGACAATGAGAGGTTGAACTAAAGAGGCACTAGTTGAAGGAGATAAAATGTTGAACTAAAGAGTCAATAGTTAAAGAGGCCCCTTGCTGAATCCTAAGAGTTTAGGAAGAACTTAAAAATCTCTCCCCATGACGAGGTTCATTCAATCCTAGGGAAAGTTGAAGAAATGCAAAGTCTGT
This genomic window contains:
- the LOC115966378 gene encoding uncharacterized protein LOC115966378, translating into MSLPVSDAVTPTTKHTVEVDVHLTTEHPHHLDFSTSQGGAQEADEFYDEVEVDANMSPDHPYDFEKKRLQKEKQISVDPISLQGSSMEKASFKLMLPPLPPAKGFLSCSLPNSANSSPRFNSAPLKKKSRDGSKANPRQVCNLARQHSAADDHVLTPLQRETYLRRSKSCYEGRARASADDFELWLTKPNSIEYDNKNDISFSKTEPNKDSHKTTRSMDGGDEEFKCGALCLFLPGFGKGKPVRAKKEVVDIEHVVNIENVISRRVSLEKFECGSWASSAITHDSEDDSKSLYFDLPLELIRTSVNDAHSPVTAAFFFDNDKKGVLKNGSARSTAKKSDESPRHVRFSLSSPRSHPTSPASCITPRLRKAREEFNAFLEAQGA